Sequence from the Lysobacter solisilvae genome:
CAAGCGTGAAAAGTCGGCCAAGGAAATCTCCGATGCGCTGGGCGGCCAGATGTTCTTCGCCGTGCCGGGCGTGCTGGCCTTCACGATGACGCCGCCGCCGCTGGGCAGCGACGACTTCCTGGGCAAGCCGGTCAACTTCGTCGTCCAGAGCACGGGCACGTGGGATGAGCTCAACGCCACCGTGCAGAAGCTCATGGCCAAGATGCAGACCAATCCGAAGCTGATCGCGCCGGAAACCGACCTGAAGCTCAATAAGCCGCAGCTGCGCGTGGAAGTCGACCGCGACAAGGTGGCTGCGGTGGGCAGCAGCGTGGACACGGTCGGCCACACGCTGGAGACGTTCCTGGGCGGGCGCAATGTGACGCGCTTCAAGCGGGGATCGGAGCAGTACGACGTCGTCGTGCAGATCGAGGATGCCGCCCGGCGCACGCCGGGGGCGCTGTCCAACGTGTTCGTCCGCGGTGGCGACGGGCAGATGGTGCAGCTGTCCAACCTGGTCAGCGTCAATGAGACGATCGCGGCCAAGGAGCTCAACCACTTCAACAAGCTGCGCGCCGCCACCGTGAGCGCCGGCCTCGCGCCGGGCTACTCCATCGGGGACGCGCTGACCTGGATGGAAGATGCGCTGCAGGAAGTCGCGCCGGCCTCGCCGTACGATCTGTCCGGCCAGAGTCGCGAATTCCGCGAGTCCTCCAGCGACTTCGCGATGATCTTCCTGCTGGCGCTGGCCTTCATCTTCCTGGTGCTGGCCGCGCAGTTCGAAAGCTGGGTGGATCCTTTCGTGATCCTGCTGGGGTCCGTGCCGCTGGCGTTCTTCGGCGCGCTGCTGCTGCTCAAGCTCACCGGCGGCTCGTTCAACATCTACACCCAGATCGGCCTGGTCACGCTGGTCGGCCTGATCGCCAAGCACGGCATCCTGATCGTGGAGTTCGCCAACCAGCTGCAGGAGGACGGACGCGACAAGTTCAACGCCGTGCTCGAAGCCGCCGCCCTGCGCCTGCGCCCGATCCTGATGACGACCGGCGCCATGGTCCTGGGATCGTTGCCGCTGGCCATTGCCACCGGCGCCGGCGCGGAGGCGCGCAACCAGATCGGCTGGGTCATCGTGGGCGGCATGTCGATCGGCACGCTGTTCACCCTGTTCGTGGTGCCGGTGGTGTACCTGCTGATCGGCCGCGACCACCACAAGGCGCAGACGCGCAAGGCGGCCAAGCTGCAGGCGGCGACGCAGTCGACCTGACGCACCGCACTGGCCGAAGGCGGGGCGCGCGGGAAACCGGGCGCCCTTCTTTTTGCCGGGCTGCGGACCTCAGGGCATGCGGCGCGGCTGTCCCGGCTTGGCCACGACCGACCGCGCGTCCGCGTCAGGTAAAGCGCCGGCCAACAAAAAACCCGGTCGCCTTCGCGACCGGGTTCGTTGTTCCACCGGGGTGGAGAGAGAGACGGTTACTTGACCTTGGACGCGTTGGCGACCTTGTTCGCAGCCTCTTCAACCGTGGCCTGCGTCTTGGCGGCGACGGTCTCGATCTGGGTCTTGGTGATCTGGCCGATGGCCTCGTTGGCCTTCAGCGTGCGGCCGAAGACGTCCTGGCCGACGGCCACGGCGCGCTCGACGTTCTCGCGGGCCACCTGGACGCCCTTCGGGAAGAGGGTCTTGAGGGCTTCGAGGTCACGGGCCTGCGCGGCTTCACCGAAGAAGGCGAAGGTGGCGTTGGCGCGCTCGTTCAGGACGCCCATCTGCAGGCCGAAGACGGCCTCGACGTTGTCCAGGGCGATGCGGTTGATCTGGGCGGCCGTGTCCGCGAACTGGCGCGAGGCGGCGGCAAACTGTTCGTTGAACTGGTACATGGCGGCTCCGTTAGTCTTTGACCAATCCGGTCGGGGGATCCGGCGGATTGTGCGACGCAGCATAACGGGCGGATTGTTGCATTGCAACATTTGGCGCTCCGGCGCCGACGAGCGGTTCAGATACCTTTCAAATCAATGGCTTGGCCCGGACGGGGCCGGTCCCGGGGGTTACGCCTCGCCGCGGTAGCGGCAGCCTGAGGTGCAGGTCTCATGGACCACGACCTCGCTCAACAGGGGCAGGACCGGCTTGAGGCGCTCCCAGATCCACACCGCCAGACGCTCGCTGGTCGGGTTGTCCAGGCCCTCGATCTCGTTGAGGTAGTGGTGGTCCAGGCGGTCGTACAGCGGCTGGAAGGCCTTCTTCACGTCGGCGAAATCCATCACCCAGCCCGTCTGCGCGCCGATGTCCCCGCGCAGGTGGATCTCCACCCGGAACGAGTGGCCATGCAGGCGCGCGCACTTGTGGCCGTCGGGCACGTTGGGCAGGCGGTGCGCCGCCTCGAGGGTGAAGACCTTGAAGATATCCATGGGGTGGATTGTACGGGTCGGCCCCCCGGCTTCCCCAATTCGAGCGGCCACGGCCGGCCTGATCCAGTCTTCGATCCTGCCCGGCGGCTGGAAGCGGGGCAGCGGCTCGGGAGCCCGGCCTGTGCTGCGTCGGCGCTCGCGCACAGCCTCGCGCCGCAGCCCCGTTGTATGCGGCAACCGGCCGCATCCGCTCCCGCGGTTTGTCAATCCTTACGCTGCGGCGGACGCGTTGCCACAATCGGGGCAGCATTCCCGCCGTAACGCCGAAAGACGCAATGCCCGAGATTTCCCCGCAGCTCGCCCAGCACATCGCCCGCACCATTGCCGCCGAGATCGGCGCGCAACCCGCCCAAGCCCTGTCGGCCATCGCCCTGCTCGACGAGGGCGCCACCGTTCCGTTCATCGCGCGCTACCGCAAGGAAGTCACCGGCGGGCTCGACGACACCCAGCTGCGCAACCTGGAAGTGCGCCTGACCTACCTGCGCGAACTGGAAGACCGTCGCGCCGCGGTGCTGTCCAGCATCGAGGAGCAGGGCAAGATGACCGACGCGCTGCGCGCGGACATCCTTGGTGCCGACAGCAAGTCGCGCCTGGAAGACCTGTATCTGCCGTACAAGATCAAGCGCCGCACCAAGGCGCAGATCGCCCGCGAAGCCGGCCTGGAACCGCTGGCCGACAGCCTGCTGGCCGATCCGTCGCAAACGCCGGAGACCGTCGCCGCGACGTTCGTCGATGCCGACAAGGGCGTGGCCGACCCCAAGGCCGCGCTCGACGGCGCGCGCGCCATCCTGATGGAGCGCTGGGGCGAGGACGCTGCGCTGGTCGGGCAATTGCGCCAGTGGCTCACCGAAGTCGGTGTCATCCGCGCACGCGTGGCCGAAGGCAAGGAGACCGAAGGCGCGAAGTACCGGGACTATTTCGACCACGCCGAATCGCTGGCGAAGATTCCCTCGCACCGCCTGCTCGCCCTGTTCCGCGCACGCCGCGAGGAGATCCTGTTCCTGGACCTCGACCCGGGCCAGGAAGCCGACGCGGGCCACCTCCAGGCCGAAGGCCGCGTCGCGCACCACGTCGGGGTCCGCGTGCAGGGGCGTCCCGCCGACAAGTGGCTGGGCGACACCTGCCGCCTGACCTGGAAGGCCAAGCTGCACCTGCACCTGATGCTCGACCTGTTCGGCCAGGCCCGCGAGAAGGCCGAGGCGGAGGCCATCGACGTGTTCGGGCACAACCTCAAGGACCTGCTGCTGGCCGCGCCGGCGGGCCCGAAGGCGGTGCTGGGTCTGGACCCCGGCCTGCGCACCGGCGTCAAGGTCGCGGTGGTCGATGCCACCGGCAAGCTGGTCGCGACGGACACCATCTATCCCCACGAGCCGCGCCGCCAGTGGGACCAGTCGCTGCACACGCTGCGCGCGCTGTGCACGAAGCACGGCGTCGACCTGATCTCGATCGGCAACGGCACCGCCTCGCGCGAGACCGACAAGCTGGCCGGCGACCTGATCAAACTGGCGCCCGAACTGAAGATGCAGAAGATCGTGGTCAGCGAGGCGGGCGCGTCGGTGTACTCGGCGTCGGAGTTCGCGGCGAAGGAATTCCCGGACCTGGACGTGTCCATCCGTGGCGCCGTGTCGATCGCCCGCCGCCTGCAGGACCCATTGGCCGAGCTGGTCAAGATCGAACCCAAGGCGATCGGCGTCGGCCAGTACCAGCACGACGTCGACCAGTACCGGCTGGCGCGTGCGCTCGATGCCAGGGTCGAGGACTGCGTGAATGCGGTGGGCGTGGACGTCAACACCGCTTCGGCCGCGCTGCTCACGCGCGTGTCGGGCCTGTCGTCGACCGTGGCGGAGAACATCGTCGTCTACCGCGACCAGAACGGCGCTTTCCGCAGCCGCAAGGAACTGCTGAAGGTGCCACGCCTGGGCGAGAAGACCTTCGAGCAGTGCGCCGGCTTCCTGCGCATCGCAGGCGGCGAGCAGCCGCTGGATGCCTCGTCCGTGCATCCGGAGGCCTACCCCGTGGTCGAGCGCATCCTCAAGCAGTGCGGCCGCGAAGTGTCCGCCGCCGAGGTCAAGCGTGTCATCGGTGATGCGCCGCTGCTGCGCGGGCTCAAGCCCGAGCAGTTCACCGACGAGAAGTTCGGTGTGCCCACCGTGCGCGACATCCTCAAGGAGCTGGAAAAGCCGGGCCGCGACCCGCGCCCCGAATTCAAGGCCGCGCGCTTCGCCGACGGCGTCGAGGACATCAAGGACCTGACGCCGGGCATGATCCTGGAGGGCGTGATCAGCAACGTCGCCGCCTTCGGCGCGTTCGTCGACATCGGCGTGCACCAGGACGGGCTGATCCATATCTCCGCGCTGTCGGACAAGTACGTCAAGGACCCGCGCGACGTGGTCAAGGCCGGCGACATCGTCAAGGTGCGGGTGCTGGAAGTCGACATCCCGCGCAAGCGCATCGCGCTCACGCGCCGCCTCGACGATGCGGTGCCTGCGCCGCGCCCGGCCGGGGAACGTGATGCCCGCGCCGCGGCGCCCCGTGGCCGCGACGCGCAGGGCGGCAGGCCGCCGCAGCGCACCAGTGCACCTCCGCCGGCGAACAACGCGCTGGCGGCGGCTTTCGCGAAGGCCAAGCAGGGCGGGTGACGTGACTGGAGATGGGGTCGGCGGCGAGCGGTTGCCGACCCCAGTCCCGGCGCTGCGACGCAACCCGATGCAATGCGGGGTGGTCGGTGGTCGGCCTGGCAGGTCCGAGGCCTCGCGCTCGCGCTGGACCCACCCGGGCACGGAGTGCCGTGCGCGAACTTACTCCTGCACCGAGCGCCGCGCCTTGGCCGGCGCAGTGGCGGTGGCGGTTCCCCGCAGCTGCTTGCGCAGATCGTCCAGGGTGACGGTGATGTGGTCGGCGAGCAGGGTCGTGACGCGCTGCGGGTCGCGCGCCATCCAGGCCTTGAGCAGTGCGCGGTGCTCGCGGTGCGCGCGGGCATGGCGGCCGGCCGGTTCCAAGTGCTTGTGCACGTAGCGCTCGGCCAGCACGTGCAGGCGTTCGATCAGCTGGGAGGTGACATGCCGGCCGCCCGGACGCACCAGCGCCAGGTGGAAGGCGCGATTGAGCAGCACCATCGCGCGGCCATCGCCGCCGGTGGCGTTCTCCAGCGCGGTCAGTGCGGCGGTCGCGGTGGCGCGTTCGGCCTCGTCGGCTTCCAGGCTGGCGTGGGCGGCTGCCTCGGGTTCGATCTTCAGCCGCAGGGCGAACACTTCCTCGGCCTCGGTCGTGGTCAGCGCCGGCACCACGAAACCGCGGTTGGGATGCGACTGCAGCAGTCCGTGCTGCTCCAGCCGCGCCAGCGCCTCGCGCAGGGGGATCTTGCTGATCCCCAATTCCTCGGCGAGGGCGTCCTGCCGGATCGGCGACAGCGGGGGGATCCGCGCCGACAGGATCCGCTCGCGGATCACTTCGAAGGCCTGGTCGGCCAGAGTCCGGGTGACGATGCTCATGCCCCCAGTCTAGCCTGCGGCCAGATACGTCGTGCGCACCGTGGTGTAAAACGCCCGCGCAGCTCGTCCTTGTTCACGCGGGCCAAAACTGGAGGCGCCCATGCCGCCGAAGGGCGCGTGGTGATCGACCCCGGCCGTGGGCAGGTTGATCATCAGCATGCCCGCGCGCGCATGGTGCTTGAATGCCTCGGCGTGCCGGAGCGAGCGCGTGCACAGGCCGGCCGACAGGCCGTGGCGCGAATCGTTGAGCAGCGCCAGCGCCTCATCGAAGCCGTCGACGCGGAACACGCCCGCGACCGGTCCGAAGATCTCCTCGCGCGCCAGCGGGCCGGCGTGGTCGGCGTGGTCGAACAATGTCGGCGGGAAGAAGCAGTCCTGAGGGTCGGGCACGGCACCGAAGGCGGTGATGGCGCCGCTGCGACGCACTGCATCCACCTGCGCACTGACCCGTTCCTTCTGCCGAGGCGAGGCGAGTGGGCCCACGTCGGTGGCTGCCTGGCGCGGGTCGCCAATCGCCAGGCGGTCCACGCGTTGCGCCAGGGCCACGACGAAGCGGTCGGCGATCGCGTGGTCGACAATGATCCGCGAGGTCGCCGTGCATCGCTGGCCCGCGGCGAAGAACGCGCCATTCGCTGCGCATTCCACTGCCACGTCGAGATCAGCGTCGGCCAGCACGATCAGGCCGTTGACGCCGCCCATCTCCAGCTGCACGCGCGCGCCGCGGGCCGTCACGGCCTGCCGCACCGCACTGCCGGCACTCTCCGAGCCGGTGAACGACACCGCATCGATGCCAACGTGCGCGCACAGGGCGGCGCCGCTGGCGCCGGCGCCGAGCAGCATGTTGACGCTGCCCGAGGGCAGGCCGGAGTGCGCGACGATGCCCATCAGCTTCGCGGCGATGGCCGAGGACACTTCGGAAGGCTTCCACACCACGGTATTGCCGAACGCCAGGGCCGGGGCGATCTTCCAGGCGGGAATCGCGATCGGGAAATTCCAGGGCGTGATCACGCCCACCACGCCGACGGGGTGCTGCATCACCTCGACCATGGCGCCCAGGCGAGTGGAGTCGAAGCGCTCGCCGACGTTGCGCAGGGTCTCGCCGGCGAAGAAGTCGAAGATGCGCGCGGCGCGGATCGTCTCGCCGCGTGCGTCGCGCAGGGTCTTGCCGGTCTCGCGTGCGATCAGCAGGGCGAAGTCGTCGGCCTCCGCGGCGATCTGCCGGCCGATGCGCGCCAGTGCGTCGCTGCGGGCTTCGATGCCCCCCAGCGACAACGGCGCCAGCGCCCGCCGGGCCGCATCGACGGCATGCGCCACGAGGTCGGCGCCGGCCTGCGGCAGCCGCACGCACAGATCGTCCGGCACCGCCGGGTTGCGCTGTTCCAGCTCGGCTGGCCCGGGCATGTCCTGCCCCGCGATGTGATGGGCCAGGGTCAGGGAAGTTGCGTGCATTTCGTCGTTCACGTCAGGTCACCACGAAGCCGTGGGCAAAGGTGTCGGCATCGTCGATCCAGATCTGGCTGAAGCCGGTGGCGATCGCCGCGCCTTCGATGGAGGGCACGATCGCCGCGTGGGGGCCCACGGTCGTCTCGTCTTCGACGCGGCCGATGAAGCGGCTGCCGATGTAGCTCTCGTGCACGAAGCGGTCGCCCCTGCGCAGCCGGCCGGTCGCGGCCAGCTGCGCCATCCGCGCCGACGTGCCCGTGCCGCAGGGGCTGCGATCGATCGCGCGCTCGCCGTAGAACACCGCATTGCGGCCGTCGGCGCCGTCGCCGCGCGGCGCGTCCGCCCACAGCACGTGGCTGACGCCCCGGATCGAGGGGTCCAGCGGGTGCACCGGCTCGAACTGCTCGCGGACCAGGGCACGGACGGTGCGGCTGAGTTCGATGATGCGTGCCGCGCCGAGCGCATCCAGGCTGGTGTACGCCCCCTGGGGTTCGACGATCGCGTAGTAGTTGCCGCCATAGCAGACATCGATGGCCAGCTCCCCGAAGCCGGGCACCTGCACGCGCAGGCCACGCGCGGCCAGGTAGCTGGGCACGTTGCGCAGGCGGATGCTGGCCACGCGTTCGCCCTCGCTGCGGTATTCCACGTCGATGACTCCCGCCGGCACTTCCACGCGCAAGCGGCCGGATTCGCGCGGCCGGATCAGGCCGTGCTCCAGACCGAAGGTGAGGATGCCGATCGTGCCGTGACCGCACATCGGCAGGCAGCCGCTGGTTTCGATGAAAAGAATGCCCAGGTCGGCATCGTCACGCGTGGGCGGATAGAGAAACCCGCCCGACATCATGTCGTGACCGCGGGGCTCGAACATCAGGCCGGTGCGGATCCAGTCGAAACGGGCCAGGAAATCCTGGCGCCGTTCGCTCATCGAAGCCCCCGTGAGCAGGGGCGCGCCACCGCTCACCAGCCGGACCGGATTGCCCGCGGTGTGGCCGTCGATGCAGAAGAACGTATGGCGCATCGACGGTGTCCTCAGGCGGCCGCGGCGGCGACGAGGGTGGGTCGCGTGGCGGCCGCGCGTTCGACCATGCGCCGCACTTCCTCGTAGCGCGTGCCCGTGAGCGGCATGCGTGGCATGCGCACGCGCTCGGTGCCGCGTCCCATCACCGCTTCGGCCAGCTTGATCGCCTGCACCAGGTCGTGCCCGGCGTCCAGGTGCAGCAGCGGCATGAACCAGCGGTAGATCTGCAGCGCCCGCGCCAGGTCGCCGCGCTGCACCGCGTCCCACAGCGCCAGTGATTCCTGCGGGAAGGCGTTGGTCAGGCCCGACACCCAGCCGCGGGCGCCGAGCAGCAGGCCCTCGAGCGCGACGTCGTCGAGGCCCGCGAACAGGGCGAAGCGGTCGCCGAAGGCATTGATCAGGTCGGTGAAGCGACGCGGGTCGGGCGCGCTTTCCTTCACCGCCACCACGTTGGGCACTTCCACCAGCCCGG
This genomic interval carries:
- a CDS encoding phasin family protein — protein: MYQFNEQFAAASRQFADTAAQINRIALDNVEAVFGLQMGVLNERANATFAFFGEAAQARDLEALKTLFPKGVQVARENVERAVAVGQDVFGRTLKANEAIGQITKTQIETVAAKTQATVEEAANKVANASKVK
- the queD gene encoding 6-carboxytetrahydropterin synthase QueD; this translates as MDIFKVFTLEAAHRLPNVPDGHKCARLHGHSFRVEIHLRGDIGAQTGWVMDFADVKKAFQPLYDRLDHHYLNEIEGLDNPTSERLAVWIWERLKPVLPLLSEVVVHETCTSGCRYRGEA
- a CDS encoding Tex family protein, whose product is MPEISPQLAQHIARTIAAEIGAQPAQALSAIALLDEGATVPFIARYRKEVTGGLDDTQLRNLEVRLTYLRELEDRRAAVLSSIEEQGKMTDALRADILGADSKSRLEDLYLPYKIKRRTKAQIAREAGLEPLADSLLADPSQTPETVAATFVDADKGVADPKAALDGARAILMERWGEDAALVGQLRQWLTEVGVIRARVAEGKETEGAKYRDYFDHAESLAKIPSHRLLALFRARREEILFLDLDPGQEADAGHLQAEGRVAHHVGVRVQGRPADKWLGDTCRLTWKAKLHLHLMLDLFGQAREKAEAEAIDVFGHNLKDLLLAAPAGPKAVLGLDPGLRTGVKVAVVDATGKLVATDTIYPHEPRRQWDQSLHTLRALCTKHGVDLISIGNGTASRETDKLAGDLIKLAPELKMQKIVVSEAGASVYSASEFAAKEFPDLDVSIRGAVSIARRLQDPLAELVKIEPKAIGVGQYQHDVDQYRLARALDARVEDCVNAVGVDVNTASAALLTRVSGLSSTVAENIVVYRDQNGAFRSRKELLKVPRLGEKTFEQCAGFLRIAGGEQPLDASSVHPEAYPVVERILKQCGREVSAAEVKRVIGDAPLLRGLKPEQFTDEKFGVPTVRDILKELEKPGRDPRPEFKAARFADGVEDIKDLTPGMILEGVISNVAAFGAFVDIGVHQDGLIHISALSDKYVKDPRDVVKAGDIVKVRVLEVDIPRKRIALTRRLDDAVPAPRPAGERDARAAAPRGRDAQGGRPPQRTSAPPPANNALAAAFAKAKQGG
- a CDS encoding GntR family transcriptional regulator; its protein translation is MSIVTRTLADQAFEVIRERILSARIPPLSPIRQDALAEELGISKIPLREALARLEQHGLLQSHPNRGFVVPALTTTEAEEVFALRLKIEPEAAAHASLEADEAERATATAALTALENATGGDGRAMVLLNRAFHLALVRPGGRHVTSQLIERLHVLAERYVHKHLEPAGRHARAHREHRALLKAWMARDPQRVTTLLADHITVTLDDLRKQLRGTATATAPAKARRSVQE
- a CDS encoding aldehyde dehydrogenase family protein, with the translated sequence MNDEMHATSLTLAHHIAGQDMPGPAELEQRNPAVPDDLCVRLPQAGADLVAHAVDAARRALAPLSLGGIEARSDALARIGRQIAAEADDFALLIARETGKTLRDARGETIRAARIFDFFAGETLRNVGERFDSTRLGAMVEVMQHPVGVVGVITPWNFPIAIPAWKIAPALAFGNTVVWKPSEVSSAIAAKLMGIVAHSGLPSGSVNMLLGAGASGAALCAHVGIDAVSFTGSESAGSAVRQAVTARGARVQLEMGGVNGLIVLADADLDVAVECAANGAFFAAGQRCTATSRIIVDHAIADRFVVALAQRVDRLAIGDPRQAATDVGPLASPRQKERVSAQVDAVRRSGAITAFGAVPDPQDCFFPPTLFDHADHAGPLAREEIFGPVAGVFRVDGFDEALALLNDSRHGLSAGLCTRSLRHAEAFKHHARAGMLMINLPTAGVDHHAPFGGMGASSFGPREQGRAARAFYTTVRTTYLAAG
- a CDS encoding 4-hydroxyproline epimerase, yielding MRHTFFCIDGHTAGNPVRLVSGGAPLLTGASMSERRQDFLARFDWIRTGLMFEPRGHDMMSGGFLYPPTRDDADLGILFIETSGCLPMCGHGTIGILTFGLEHGLIRPRESGRLRVEVPAGVIDVEYRSEGERVASIRLRNVPSYLAARGLRVQVPGFGELAIDVCYGGNYYAIVEPQGAYTSLDALGAARIIELSRTVRALVREQFEPVHPLDPSIRGVSHVLWADAPRGDGADGRNAVFYGERAIDRSPCGTGTSARMAQLAATGRLRRGDRFVHESYIGSRFIGRVEDETTVGPHAAIVPSIEGAAIATGFSQIWIDDADTFAHGFVVT
- a CDS encoding dihydrodipicolinate synthase family protein, encoding MPTSACRWQGVIPAATTQFKPDFALDIDATQRVQDALIRDGVHGLIIIGTVGENNSLEPDEKQAVLAAAVEVAAGRVPVIAGVSELTTPRAMAFARSAENIGATGLMVLPAMVYVPTEAELLAHFRMVAASTALPVMLYNNPPAYRVSISTQALAGLVEVPNVVAVKESAPDPRRFTDLINAFGDRFALFAGLDDVALEGLLLGARGWVSGLTNAFPQESLALWDAVQRGDLARALQIYRWFMPLLHLDAGHDLVQAIKLAEAVMGRGTERVRMPRMPLTGTRYEEVRRMVERAAATRPTLVAAAAA